AAACCTTGGGCGAAGGCGCTTCCTCGGCCTGGGCGCAGGGCGGTGTGGCTGCCGCGATGGCGCCGCCCGACAGCGCCGAGGATCACGCGAAGGACACCGAAACCGCGGGCGCGGGCACGGTCGATGCGGCCATCGCCCGGCTGGTGACACAGGAAGCCCGGGACCGCATTCTTGACCTGACCGCGCTTGGGGCGCCTTTCGACCGCGATGCGCAGGGCGATTACGTGATGTCGCGCGAGGCCGCCCATTCCCGCCCCCGTGTCGTGCGGGTCAAGGGCGATCAGGCGGGCTACGAGATCATGCAGACGCTGATTTCCGCCGTGCGGGCCTGCCCCTCCGTTCAGGTGATCGAGGGCGTGATCGCGACGCGGCTCGAGGTCGAAAACGGTGCTGTCACCGGGCTTTGGGTCGAATCCGCCGCCGCCTCGACCGGCCGTGTGCTGATCCGAACCCCTGCGGTGCTGCTGGCGGGCGGCGGCTCGGGCGGGCTTTTTGCCGTCACGACGAACCCGCCGCGCATCCGCGGTCAGGTCATCGGCATGGCCGCCCGGGCGGGCGCGCAGATCGCCGATGCGGAATTCGTGCAATTCCACCCGACGGCGATTGCGACGGGCGAAGACCCGGCCCCCTTGGCGACCGAGGCCCTGCGCGGTGAAGGCGCCGTTCTGCTCAATGACCGGGGTGAACGCTTCATGCGGGCGATCCATCCCGATGCCGAACTGGCGCCGCGCGACATCGTTGCCCGCGCCGTCTATCTGGAACGACAGGCGGGGCGGAACCCGGTTCTGGATACGCGCCAAGTGCTGGGGGCCGAGCTGCCGAAACGCTTTCCCGCCGTGGCCGAAGCCTGCTTTTCAGCTGGAATAGACCCTGTTTCGCAGCCGATCCCGGTGGCCGCCGCCGCGCATTATCACATGGGCGGGATTGCGGTCGATGACCGCGGCCGATCCTCGCTGAACCGGCTCTGGGTCTGCGGCGAGGCCTCTTCGACCGGGCTGCATGGGGCCAACCGGCTGGCCTCGAACGGGCTTCTGGAAGCCCTCGTCTTTGCCCGCATCTGTGCCGAGGGCATTGCCGAAACGGTCCCCGTGACACCGGCCGAGAGCGTTGCCCTGTCCTTCCCCGCGGGCGGTGCCCCGGTGGACGAGGTCGCCGTGGCCCGGCTGCGGCAGGCGATGACCGATGGCGTCGGGGTTGTCCGCGACGCCGCGGGGCTGAAAGCCGCCCTGCGCACGCTTGCGGAAATCGAGGCCAAGGCCGAGCGCGAGGCGCTGCGTAACATGACCGCCACCGCGACGCTGATTGCCGCCGCGGCGCTGATCCGCACCGAAAGCCGGGGCGGTCATTACCGCTCCGATTACCCGAAAACAGACCCTGTTCAGGCCAAACGCAGCTTTCTGACCCTGACCGAAGCGCTGGCCATCCGGTCCCGCGCGCTGGAGGAAGAATGACCAACCTGCCCGATTTCCTGCTCGAACCCGTGATCCGCGCCGCGCTGATGGAAGATCTTTCGCCGATGGGCGATGTCACCACCCGCGCCGTTGTCCCCGCCACGACGCGGTATGAGGCCCGGGTGAACGCCCGCGAGGAAGGGGTGGTTTCGGGCATGCAGGTCGCCGCCCTTGCCTTTCGCCTGGTCGATCCGGCGCTGGCCGTCACGACCCATGTCGCCGATGGCCATCCCTGCGGCAAGGGCCAATGCCTGATGACGATTTCGGGCTCGGCGGCGTCCATCCTGATGGGGGAACGGGTTGCGCTCAACTTTGCCGGCCGGATGACCGGCATTGCCAGCCTGACCGCCAGTTTCGTCGCACAAACCCGCGGCACCAAGACCCGCATCACCTGCACGCGGAAAACCACCCCCGGCCTGCGCCTGATCGAGAAAACCGCGGTCGCCCATGGCGGCGGCTCGAACCACCGCTTCGGCCTGTCGGATGCGATCCTGATCAAGGACAATCACATCGCCGCCGCGGGGGGCATCCGCGCCGTGCTGGAGGCCGCGAAAGCCGCCCGCAGCCACATGATGCGCGTCGAGCTGGAGGTCGACAGCCTTGATCAGCTGGAACAGGCGCTCTCGATCGGCGGCGCCGACGTGATCTTGCTCGACAACATGGACACGCCGACCCTGCGCGCGGCGGTGGCGCTGACCAAGGGCCGCGTCGTGCTGGAAGCCTCGGGCAACATGCGGCTGGACCGCATCGCCGAAGTCGCCGCGACCGGAGTCGATTACATCTCCTCGGGCGCGCTGACCCATTCGGCGCGCACCTTCGATCTTGGCCTCGATTTCTGACGGCTCAGATCATTTCTTCAGGTGTTCGGCGAAACTGTCGAACACCTGCTCATAGACGGCGCGCTTGAAGGGCACGATCTTTTCCACCAGTTCCGCCGGTTCCATCCAGCGCCAGACCGAAAATTCCGGGTGCTCGGTGGCGATATTCACATCGCTGTCCTGGCCGAGAAAGCGGAACAGGAACCATTTCTGCTTTTGGCCGCGATATTTCCCGCCCCAGATATTGCCGATCAGCTCTTCGGGAAGGTCATAGACCAGCCAATCCTCGGTCTTGGCGAGTTTCTCGACCAGATCCGGCCGGACCCCGGTTTCCTCCTGCAACTCGCGCAGCGCGGCTTCCTTCGGCCGTTCGCCCGCATCGATGCCCCCTTGCGGCATCTGCCAGGCATGGCCCGGATTGTCGATGCGCTGACCGGCAAAGATCAGACCTTCGGCATTGATCAGCACAAGGCCGACATTCTTGCGATAGGGCAGCGCGGCAAGCTCTTCGGGGGTCATCTTGTCCTCATGTGGCAAGGGGGCCTTTCGGCCCCCGGTCCAGGATTACGGCTTCGCGGCGGCTTTCGGCTCATCGACCGGCACCAGCGTCTGACCGGCGACCGCCAGCCCCTTGATGATGTCGATCCCGTAGGCCAGCTGGAAATCCTCCAGCCGCAGCTTTGCGGCCTCCTCGGCCTTGGCGCGTTCATCCTCGGCCTGCTTCTTCTCGTCCTCGGTCATCGAGTCGTTCGACAGCACGCCGCGCAGATCGGCTTCGGACCGGGTTTCCGGGGTGTCCTCGGCCTTGTCGGTCTCGGGTGCGGCGGGCGGTTGCGGCACGACGATGTCGGGGGCAATCCCCAAAGCCTGGATCGACCGCCCCGAGGGCGTATAATAGCGCGAGGTGGTCAGCCGCATCGCGCCGTCATTTTGCACCGGAATGACCGTCTGCACCGAGCCCTTGCCGAAGCTTTTCGTCCCCACGACGATGGCGCGGTGATGATCCTGCAACGCCCCGGTGACGATTTCCGAAGCCGAGGCAGAGCCGCCGTTGATCAGAACGACAATCGGCTTGCCCTGCGCCAGATCGCCCGGCGTGGCGTTGAACCGCTCGCTTTCCTCGGGCTTGCGGCCGCGGGTGGAGACGATCTCGCCCTTGTCGAGGAAGGCATCCGACACCGCGATCGCCTGCGTCAAAAGCCCGCCCGGGTTGTTGCGCAGATCCAGGATCACCCCGTTCAGCTTGTCGATGCCGCCCGCTTCCTCGGCGACCTTCTTCAGGCTTTCCTGCAGGTTCGGGAAGGTCTGGTCGTTGAAGGTGGTGATGCGCAGGATCGCCGTATTGGCCTCCAGCCGCCCCTTGACCGCGGTCAGCTTGATCGTGTCACGGGTCAGCGTCACGTCAAAGGGCTCGGTCTTGCCTTCGCGCACGATCTTCAGCGTCACCTCGCTGCCGACCGGGCCGCGCATCTTGTCCACCGCATCATCCAGCGTCAGCCCCATCAGGCTTTCGCCGTTCACATGGGTGATGAAATCGCCCGACAGGATCCCCGCCGCCGAGGCCGGGGTGCCGTCCATCGGCGAGACCACCTTGACCGCGCCATTTTCCATCGTCACTTCGATGCCCAGACCGCCGAAAGAGCCGCGCGTCTGCACCTTCATGTCGTCATATTCGTCGGCGGGCATGTAGCTCGAATGCGGATCCAGCGAGGACAGCATCCCGTTGATCGCCGCCTCGATCAGCTTCTTGTCGTCGACCTGTTCGACGTAATCGCCGCGGATGCGCCGGAACACGTCGCCAAACAGGTCCAGCTCCTGATAGACCGAGGCCGGTTTCGACGCCTCCTCCGCCAGCAGCGGCGCCACCTGCACCGAGAGCAGCGTCCCGGCGATTGTTCCGCCCAGTGCGGCAATGACGAATTTCTTCATTTTCAGCCCTTGTTCTGGTCTTTCGTCGGGGTGAACCATGGCGCGGGGTCCACGGGCTTCTTGCCCTTCCTCAACTCGATATAAAGCGTCTCCGAGCGCGTGGCGCCACTCCCCATCTGCGCGTTCTTCAGGAAATCCTCGCCGAATTCCTGTGCCCCGGGTTCGCGCCCGCCCATCAGCCCGACCGGGGCCCCCGCGGCCAGCACGTCGCCGGTCTCACCATAGACACTGCCAAGCCCCGCCAGAACAAGAAGATAGCCTTCCGCCGGTTCCAGGATCATCACATTTCCGTAGTCGAGAAGCGGGCCGCGATAGCGGATCGTGGCGGGCCAGGGCGTCGTCACCAGGGCCGCGGGCGCCGTCGCCACCACCAGCCCCGGACGGCGGATGCCCGCCGCATCGGCCTCGTCGAACTTGCGCAGCACCGTGCCCAGAACCGGCATCGGCAAGCTGCCCTTGGCGCCTGCGAAATCTTCGAGCGGCGGGCCGATATCGCCTTCAAGATCGGCCAGACCCGAGGCGAACCCCTCCAGCGTATCGACGCTTTCGACCAGCTCGCGCAGCTCTTCGGGTTCCTCCAGATAGCGGCGCGGCAGTTTCGACCGATCCGCCACCGCCTTCGACAAAGCCGTCCGCGCCGCCTGCACCGAGGCCAGCCCGGTTTCCAGCACCTTCTGCGCATTGCCCTGCACCGCGCGCAGGTCTTCGATCTCGATCAGATCGGCGCGCATCCTTTCCGCCTCGGCCTGCAGCGCGGGCGTCACCGCGCCCAGCATCATTCCCGACCGCGCCGTGCCCAAGGGCCCCGAGGGATGCAGCAGCAGCAGCGGCCCCTCGGTGCCGCTCATCGTGCTCATCACGCCCAGCAACCGACCGATATCTTCGCGTTTCGCCTCGAATTTCGCGCGGATCTCGGCCTCGCGCACAGCGGCACGGCGCAGCCCGTCGCGCAGCGCGCCCAGGCCCTTTTCATAGGCCGAGATCGTCCGCGTCAGCGCCGCCACCCGGTCGGCCTTGGTCTGCGCCGCATCCAAAGCCTCGATCGAGGCGCGCAGATCCTCGGCGGCCTTTTGTGCCACGTCACCGGCAGGGCTGGCCAAGGCCGCCCCCGCCGAAAAAAGGAAGGCAAGGACCGCCTGACGGATCATCTGTCGATCAGCGTCTTGCCGGTCATTTCCGGCGGCACGGGCAGCTGCATCAGATCCAGAAGCGTCGGCGCCAGATCCGAAAGCCGCCCCGGATGCAGCCGCACCCCGGCGGGGCCGCCGACCAGCGTCACCGGAACAAGGTTCGTCGTATGCGCGGTATGCGGCCCGCCCGTCACCGGGTCGATCATGGTTTCGCAATTGCCGTGATCGGCAGTGATGATCATCGCCCCCCCGGCCTTTTCCAGCGCCGCCAGCACCCGGCCCAGATCGCGGTCGATCTCCTCGCAGGCCTTGATCGCGGCGGGAAGGCTGCCCGTGTGCCCGACCATGTCCGGGTTGGCATAGTTGACGATGATCAGGTCATAGCCCTTTTCGATCGCCTCGACGAATTTGTCGGTGACCTCGGGCGCCGACATCTCGGGCTGCAGGTCATAGGTCGCCACTTTCGGCGATTTCGGCATGTAGCGATCTTCGCCCGCCCAGGGCGCTTCC
This DNA window, taken from Rhodobacter capsulatus SB 1003, encodes the following:
- a CDS encoding L-aspartate oxidase, which codes for MTESVIETPRVVIVGAGLGALYAALKLAPHPVLVISPETLGEGASSAWAQGGVAAAMAPPDSAEDHAKDTETAGAGTVDAAIARLVTQEARDRILDLTALGAPFDRDAQGDYVMSREAAHSRPRVVRVKGDQAGYEIMQTLISAVRACPSVQVIEGVIATRLEVENGAVTGLWVESAAASTGRVLIRTPAVLLAGGGSGGLFAVTTNPPRIRGQVIGMAARAGAQIADAEFVQFHPTAIATGEDPAPLATEALRGEGAVLLNDRGERFMRAIHPDAELAPRDIVARAVYLERQAGRNPVLDTRQVLGAELPKRFPAVAEACFSAGIDPVSQPIPVAAAAHYHMGGIAVDDRGRSSLNRLWVCGEASSTGLHGANRLASNGLLEALVFARICAEGIAETVPVTPAESVALSFPAGGAPVDEVAVARLRQAMTDGVGVVRDAAGLKAALRTLAEIEAKAEREALRNMTATATLIAAAALIRTESRGGHYRSDYPKTDPVQAKRSFLTLTEALAIRSRALEEE
- the nadC gene encoding carboxylating nicotinate-nucleotide diphosphorylase; protein product: MTNLPDFLLEPVIRAALMEDLSPMGDVTTRAVVPATTRYEARVNAREEGVVSGMQVAALAFRLVDPALAVTTHVADGHPCGKGQCLMTISGSAASILMGERVALNFAGRMTGIASLTASFVAQTRGTKTRITCTRKTTPGLRLIEKTAVAHGGGSNHRFGLSDAILIKDNHIAAAGGIRAVLEAAKAARSHMMRVELEVDSLDQLEQALSIGGADVILLDNMDTPTLRAAVALTKGRVVLEASGNMRLDRIAEVAATGVDYISSGALTHSARTFDLGLDF
- a CDS encoding RNA pyrophosphohydrolase, coding for MTPEELAALPYRKNVGLVLINAEGLIFAGQRIDNPGHAWQMPQGGIDAGERPKEAALRELQEETGVRPDLVEKLAKTEDWLVYDLPEELIGNIWGGKYRGQKQKWFLFRFLGQDSDVNIATEHPEFSVWRWMEPAELVEKIVPFKRAVYEQVFDSFAEHLKK
- a CDS encoding S41 family peptidase — its product is MKKFVIAALGGTIAGTLLSVQVAPLLAEEASKPASVYQELDLFGDVFRRIRGDYVEQVDDKKLIEAAINGMLSSLDPHSSYMPADEYDDMKVQTRGSFGGLGIEVTMENGAVKVVSPMDGTPASAAGILSGDFITHVNGESLMGLTLDDAVDKMRGPVGSEVTLKIVREGKTEPFDVTLTRDTIKLTAVKGRLEANTAILRITTFNDQTFPNLQESLKKVAEEAGGIDKLNGVILDLRNNPGGLLTQAIAVSDAFLDKGEIVSTRGRKPEESERFNATPGDLAQGKPIVVLINGGSASASEIVTGALQDHHRAIVVGTKSFGKGSVQTVIPVQNDGAMRLTTSRYYTPSGRSIQALGIAPDIVVPQPPAAPETDKAEDTPETRSEADLRGVLSNDSMTEDEKKQAEDERAKAEEAAKLRLEDFQLAYGIDIIKGLAVAGQTLVPVDEPKAAAKP
- a CDS encoding murein hydrolase activator EnvC family protein, which translates into the protein MIRQAVLAFLFSAGAALASPAGDVAQKAAEDLRASIEALDAAQTKADRVAALTRTISAYEKGLGALRDGLRRAAVREAEIRAKFEAKREDIGRLLGVMSTMSGTEGPLLLLHPSGPLGTARSGMMLGAVTPALQAEAERMRADLIEIEDLRAVQGNAQKVLETGLASVQAARTALSKAVADRSKLPRRYLEEPEELRELVESVDTLEGFASGLADLEGDIGPPLEDFAGAKGSLPMPVLGTVLRKFDEADAAGIRRPGLVVATAPAALVTTPWPATIRYRGPLLDYGNVMILEPAEGYLLVLAGLGSVYGETGDVLAAGAPVGLMGGREPGAQEFGEDFLKNAQMGSGATRSETLYIELRKGKKPVDPAPWFTPTKDQNKG